A window of Hippoglossus stenolepis isolate QCI-W04-F060 chromosome 18, HSTE1.2, whole genome shotgun sequence contains these coding sequences:
- the st8sia3 gene encoding sia-alpha-2,3-Gal-beta-1,4-GlcNAc-R:alpha 2,8-sialyltransferase isoform X1, which translates to MVRIASALGLVMFSVALLILSLISYVSIKKDFLLSTPRYGANGGPRMYMFHAGFRERPPRKPDLSSQLAMKYLDPAFTPLTNSLSEDLQNSSKWRYNSSAFIQQRTEISQYIDIPHNFSLTRSSVRIGQLMHYDYSSHKYVFSIGENFRSLLPEASPILNKHYNVCAVIGNSGILTGSRCGPQIEKFDFVFRCNFAPTEIFKKDVGRQTNMTTFNPSILEKYYNNLLTVQDRNNFFLSLKKLDSAILWIPAFFFHTSATVTRTLVDFFVEHRGQLKVQLAWPGNIMQYINSYWKTKQLSPKRLSTGILMYTLASSMCDQIHLYGFWPFGWDPNTGKELPYHYYDKKGTKFTTKWQESHQLPAEFKLLYKMHTEGLLKLRLSHCG; encoded by the exons ATGGTGCGGATCGCCAGCGCGCTGGGGCTCGTCATGTTCAGCGTGGCGCTGCTCATCCTGTCGCTCATCAGCTACGTGTCCATCAAGAAGGACTTCCTGCTCAGCACCCCCCGGTACGGAGCTAACGGAGGACCCAGGATGTACATGTTCCACGCGGGGTTCCG CGAGAGGCCGCCTCGCAAACCAGACCTGAG CTCCCAGCTGGCGATGAAATATCTGGACCCGGCGTTCACTCCTCTGACCAACTCTCTGAGCGAGGACCTGCAGAACTCCTCGAAGTGGAGGTACAACAGCTCTGCTTTCATTCAGCAGAG GACCGAGATCTCTCAGTACATCGACATCCCCCACAACTTCTCCCTGACCCGAAGCTCGGTGCGAATCGGTCAGCTGATGCATTACGACTACTCCAGCCACAAGTACGTCTTCTCCATCGGTGAGAACTTCCGCTCGCTCCTCCCCGAGGCGTCGCCCATCCTCAACAAACACTACAACGTCTGCGCGGTGATCGGAAACAGCGGCATCCTCACGGGCTCGCGCTGCGGACCCCAGATCGAGAAGTTCGACTTTGTCTTCCGCTGCAACTTTGCCCCGACGGAGATCTTTAAGAAGGACGTCGGGCGGCAGACCAACATGACGACGTTCAACCCAAGTATCCTGGAGAAATACTACAACAACTTACTGACCGTGCAGGACAGGAACAACTTCTTCCTGAGCCTGAAGAAGCTGGACAGCGCCATCCTGTGGATCCCGGCGTTCTTCTTCCACACGTCGGCCACAGTGACGAGGACGCTGGTGGACTTCTTCGTGGAGCATCGGGGTCAGCTGAAGGTCCAGCTCGCCTGGCCGGGGAACATCATGCAGTACATCAACAG CTACTGGAAAACCAAGCAGCTGTCGCCGAAGCGCCTGAGCACCGGCATCCTCATGTACACGCTGGCCTCGTCCATGTGCGACCAGATCCACCTGTACGGCTTCTGGCCCTTCGGCTGGGACCCCAACACGGGCAAGGAGCTGCCGTACCACTACTACGACAAGAAGGGCACCAAGTTCACCACCAAGTGGCAGGAGTCGCATCAGCTGCCGGCCGAGTTCAAGCTGCTCTACAAGATGCACACGGAGGGACTGCTCAAGCTCCGCCTCTCGCACTGCGGGTAG
- the st8sia3 gene encoding sia-alpha-2,3-Gal-beta-1,4-GlcNAc-R:alpha 2,8-sialyltransferase isoform X2 encodes MVRIASALGLVMFSVALLILSLISYVSIKKDFLLSTPRYGANGGPRMYMFHAGFRSQLAMKYLDPAFTPLTNSLSEDLQNSSKWRYNSSAFIQQRTEISQYIDIPHNFSLTRSSVRIGQLMHYDYSSHKYVFSIGENFRSLLPEASPILNKHYNVCAVIGNSGILTGSRCGPQIEKFDFVFRCNFAPTEIFKKDVGRQTNMTTFNPSILEKYYNNLLTVQDRNNFFLSLKKLDSAILWIPAFFFHTSATVTRTLVDFFVEHRGQLKVQLAWPGNIMQYINSYWKTKQLSPKRLSTGILMYTLASSMCDQIHLYGFWPFGWDPNTGKELPYHYYDKKGTKFTTKWQESHQLPAEFKLLYKMHTEGLLKLRLSHCG; translated from the exons ATGGTGCGGATCGCCAGCGCGCTGGGGCTCGTCATGTTCAGCGTGGCGCTGCTCATCCTGTCGCTCATCAGCTACGTGTCCATCAAGAAGGACTTCCTGCTCAGCACCCCCCGGTACGGAGCTAACGGAGGACCCAGGATGTACATGTTCCACGCGGGGTTCCG CTCCCAGCTGGCGATGAAATATCTGGACCCGGCGTTCACTCCTCTGACCAACTCTCTGAGCGAGGACCTGCAGAACTCCTCGAAGTGGAGGTACAACAGCTCTGCTTTCATTCAGCAGAG GACCGAGATCTCTCAGTACATCGACATCCCCCACAACTTCTCCCTGACCCGAAGCTCGGTGCGAATCGGTCAGCTGATGCATTACGACTACTCCAGCCACAAGTACGTCTTCTCCATCGGTGAGAACTTCCGCTCGCTCCTCCCCGAGGCGTCGCCCATCCTCAACAAACACTACAACGTCTGCGCGGTGATCGGAAACAGCGGCATCCTCACGGGCTCGCGCTGCGGACCCCAGATCGAGAAGTTCGACTTTGTCTTCCGCTGCAACTTTGCCCCGACGGAGATCTTTAAGAAGGACGTCGGGCGGCAGACCAACATGACGACGTTCAACCCAAGTATCCTGGAGAAATACTACAACAACTTACTGACCGTGCAGGACAGGAACAACTTCTTCCTGAGCCTGAAGAAGCTGGACAGCGCCATCCTGTGGATCCCGGCGTTCTTCTTCCACACGTCGGCCACAGTGACGAGGACGCTGGTGGACTTCTTCGTGGAGCATCGGGGTCAGCTGAAGGTCCAGCTCGCCTGGCCGGGGAACATCATGCAGTACATCAACAG CTACTGGAAAACCAAGCAGCTGTCGCCGAAGCGCCTGAGCACCGGCATCCTCATGTACACGCTGGCCTCGTCCATGTGCGACCAGATCCACCTGTACGGCTTCTGGCCCTTCGGCTGGGACCCCAACACGGGCAAGGAGCTGCCGTACCACTACTACGACAAGAAGGGCACCAAGTTCACCACCAAGTGGCAGGAGTCGCATCAGCTGCCGGCCGAGTTCAAGCTGCTCTACAAGATGCACACGGAGGGACTGCTCAAGCTCCGCCTCTCGCACTGCGGGTAG